The following are encoded in a window of Coregonus clupeaformis isolate EN_2021a chromosome 34, ASM2061545v1, whole genome shotgun sequence genomic DNA:
- the LOC121549430 gene encoding sialic acid-binding Ig-like lectin 13: MACPENMFFLIGLFMSGVLAFFGERGLIATMPDRLDVLTGSCVQIPCAFEIPNQKDYTFNSTILTFGVWIKESPQFAQSPNNVIFNSSKTDNRYQGNITGNMSQKNCTTVFFNVTTSYSDKYLFRIDSQPYRATDPDKSVNIDVRDLPPSPIITVSGEVKEETPVSLNCSAVAPCPEHPPELTWTLPTQFTPENQLQENPDQTKSVLSIVNFTPSYLHHEKNITCTAVYPVGTINKTAEHTMMLNVSFSPKDTSASISPAGPVLVGSCVNLTCSSTANPPVTNFTWFNISGGKPTQNSPVGTVCVNQTTAGEKPEEPAEDQPEEIHYGDIDFSKLRPKETPAAAQDRNRVQGQETQSKTGLRAQTIKTNDP; encoded by the exons ATGGCTTGTCCTGAGAACATGTTTTTTCTCATTGGCCTCTTTATGTCAG GTGTTTTGGCCTTTTTTGGCGAACGAGGTTTGATCGCCACAATGCCAGATAGACTGGATGTACTGACTGGCTCCTGTGTGCAAATCCCATGTGCATTTGAAATTCCTAACCAAAAGGACTATACATTTAACAGCACAATACTTACCTTTGGAGTGTGGATTAAAGAATCACCACAGTTTGCTCAGAGTCCGAACAATGTGATATTTAACAGTAGTAAGACGGACAACAGATATCAAGGGAACATAACTGGAAACATGTCCCAGAAGAACTGCACCACAGTCTTCTTCAATGTAACCACCAGTTACTCTGATAAATACTTATTCAGGATTGACAGTCAACCATACCGTGCAACAGACCCAGACAAGTCTGTTAATATAGATGTCAGGG ATTTGCCTCCCAGCCCCATCATTACTGTCTCAGGTGAGGTGAAGGAAGAGACCCCTGTCAGTTTGAACTGCTCTGCTGTCGCTCCCTGTCCCGAACACCCCCCTGAGCTGACATGGACCCTCCCAACACAGTTCACACCTGAGAACCAACTGCAGGAGAATCCAGACCAAACCAAATCAGTTCTCTCCATAGTGAACTTCACTCCGTCATACCTTCATCATGAGAAAAACATCACTTGTACTGCAGTCTACCCAGTAGGGACAATCAACAAGACAGCTGAACATACCATGATGCTTAACGTTTCAT tctctcctaaGGACACCTCAGCCTCCATCAGTCCAGCTGGTCCAGTATTAGTGGGCAGCTGTGTTAATCTGACCTGCAGCAGTACAGCCAACCCTCCTGTGACAAACTTCACCTGGTTCAATATCAGTGGGGGTAAACCAACACAG AACTCGCCGGTTGGGACGGTGTGTGTTAACCAGACCACAGCCGGAGAGAAACCAGAGGAACCTGCAGAAGACCAGCCTGAAGAGATCCACTATGGTGACATAGACTTCTCCAAACTACGGCCCAAAGAGACCCCAGCTGCAGCCCAGGACAGGAACAGGGTCCAGGGGCAGGAGA CCCAGAGTAAGACTGGTCTGAGAGCCCAGACCATCAAGACGAATGACCCATAA